The Burkholderia mallei ATCC 23344 genome has a window encoding:
- a CDS encoding DUF2471 family protein — MTEQDLAALSFKAAAHDMETIVCHIAERYIRQGVPLTWRLLHAVEAEALADLGFASRHDPMVRCLFDRPAELRFPETDDLVDFGQSNALPAVFSFAVAAYERAADARADTAAVPARSARASRAWGD; from the coding sequence ATGACCGAACAGGATCTGGCCGCGCTCAGCTTCAAGGCTGCGGCGCACGATATGGAAACGATTGTCTGCCACATTGCCGAGCGCTATATCCGGCAAGGCGTTCCGTTGACATGGCGGCTGCTGCACGCGGTCGAGGCCGAGGCGCTCGCCGATCTCGGCTTCGCGAGCCGACACGATCCGATGGTTCGCTGCCTGTTCGACCGCCCGGCTGAACTGCGCTTCCCGGAAACCGACGATCTCGTCGACTTCGGGCAGTCAAACGCGCTGCCTGCGGTGTTCTCGTTCGCGGTCGCCGCGTACGAGCGGGCCGCGGACGCGCGCGCCGACACGGCTGCCGTGCCGGCACGCTCCGCACGTGCGTCGCGCGCATGGGGCGACTAG
- a CDS encoding helix-turn-helix domain-containing protein: MASSSGARRTTAPASPATGATPPRVGEQIQRLRNERKLTLDDLSRAAGVSKSMLSEIERDKANPTIAVAWRLTNALGISLDELFAQPKAPETIRVDGPHDIPTLAGHDAQYQLRVWGPIELAGKFEWYELTLPAHGALVSNPHEPGTREHLTVLNGAVEIEAAGTARRLKAGDTARYAADGPHAIRNAGKSEAKALLIVIHR; encoded by the coding sequence ATGGCAAGCTCTTCCGGCGCGCGGCGCACCACCGCGCCCGCTTCCCCCGCCACCGGCGCGACGCCGCCGCGGGTCGGCGAGCAAATCCAGCGCCTGCGCAACGAGCGCAAGCTCACGCTCGACGATCTGTCGCGCGCCGCCGGCGTGTCGAAATCGATGCTGTCGGAGATCGAGCGCGACAAGGCGAATCCGACGATCGCCGTTGCCTGGCGGCTCACGAACGCACTCGGCATCAGCCTCGACGAGCTGTTCGCGCAACCGAAGGCGCCCGAGACGATCCGCGTGGACGGCCCGCATGACATTCCGACGCTCGCCGGCCATGACGCGCAGTATCAATTGCGCGTCTGGGGGCCGATCGAACTCGCGGGCAAGTTCGAATGGTACGAGTTGACGCTGCCGGCGCACGGCGCGCTCGTATCGAACCCGCATGAACCGGGCACACGCGAGCACCTGACCGTGCTGAACGGCGCCGTCGAAATCGAAGCGGCGGGTACCGCGCGGCGGCTGAAGGCGGGCGACACCGCGCGCTACGCGGCCGACGGGCCGCATGCGATCCGCAACGCGGGCAAGAGCGAGGCGAAAGCGCTTCTCATCGTGATTCATCGCTAG
- a CDS encoding tyrosine-type recombinase/integrase, with amino-acid sequence MSLPILTSPPSPPDIPSDLFDRDTSDWLNHPDTAFDAWLAAQEFRRSSADVYRAQWGAFLGWLAKRQKNLATVDTETIALFVGELPIKKTQRVRYLRLIERVLDHVRKNEFGSTNPARFIAQDGEATWRTARDNEPTSFLAPAERAALLAYLFSPLPAAGAALWKERRDRALIAAFLGGGLKTGEARALTISCVKLGSTMLTIPAAQPEFTRETHLASFAIALFDAWLAERQRCGIPGELVFPASQSGRPMHKATMLRAVDAIVDAADIAQSRTARASPQTLRNTFAAELFENGVEPEKVGQWLGFAQPISSNRLHRAWKNWRESLASALPNAESLTDEISTEPSRA; translated from the coding sequence ATGTCGCTGCCCATTCTGACGAGTCCCCCTTCGCCGCCCGATATCCCGAGCGATCTGTTCGATCGCGATACGTCGGACTGGCTCAACCATCCGGACACCGCATTCGATGCGTGGCTGGCCGCCCAGGAATTTCGCCGGTCGTCAGCTGACGTCTACCGCGCGCAATGGGGTGCGTTTCTCGGCTGGCTCGCGAAACGGCAAAAGAACCTCGCGACGGTCGACACCGAGACGATCGCCCTTTTCGTCGGCGAGCTGCCGATCAAGAAGACGCAGCGAGTCCGCTACTTGAGGCTGATCGAGCGCGTGCTCGATCACGTGCGCAAGAACGAATTCGGTTCGACGAATCCTGCCCGTTTCATTGCTCAGGACGGCGAAGCAACTTGGCGCACCGCGCGCGACAACGAGCCGACGAGCTTTCTCGCACCGGCCGAACGCGCCGCGCTGCTTGCCTATCTGTTCTCCCCACTGCCCGCGGCAGGCGCGGCGCTCTGGAAGGAACGCCGCGATCGCGCGCTGATTGCCGCGTTCCTCGGCGGCGGACTGAAGACGGGCGAGGCGCGAGCGCTTACGATTAGTTGCGTCAAACTCGGATCGACCATGCTGACGATTCCGGCGGCTCAGCCGGAATTCACGCGCGAAACGCATCTCGCGTCGTTCGCGATCGCGCTGTTCGACGCGTGGCTCGCCGAGCGTCAGCGCTGCGGCATTCCGGGCGAGCTTGTCTTTCCCGCCTCGCAATCCGGGCGGCCGATGCACAAGGCGACGATGCTGCGCGCGGTCGATGCGATCGTCGACGCGGCCGACATCGCGCAATCGCGCACCGCACGCGCCAGCCCGCAGACGTTGCGCAACACGTTCGCGGCCGAACTGTTCGAAAACGGCGTCGAGCCGGAGAAAGTCGGTCAGTGGCTGGGGTTCGCCCAGCCGATTTCGTCGAATCGTCTGCATCGGGCCTGGAAGAATTGGCGGGAAAGCCTCGCCAGTGCGCTACCCAATGCCGAATCGCTCACCGATGAAATATCGACCGAGCCAAGCCGGGCTTGA